One window from the genome of Daphnia pulex isolate KAP4 chromosome 9, ASM2113471v1 encodes:
- the LOC124203214 gene encoding tRNA wybutosine-synthesizing protein 4-like isoform X2 — protein sequence MSSSSDVQVQGSNDWSIASKLSAITAGYYKDLFISCFAQKPVKRSSLIHRGYYVRAKAMHYIFDRFLSQHPKCQIISFGAGFDDSYFTLRQQGHTQCQYVEIDFQDVVTKKWQLIKNHPYCAELAAEKDAYQLVAADLRNLPSLTKLLFEELLLSPSDPTLFISECAITYMDECSSSKLIEWCGTTFPNAVFAVYEQIRPNDGFGRVMQQHFIQLSIPLLSLPVYPDHETQQNRYLHKGWTSCEVYDINEFVHKLVPSDELERMRKLETFDEYEGFNEKCSHYIILTAAKGNCKTPLPVKDQETKDHVFDTTSLKSWQLFKSPIQRYGQAGCANSIGIWIVGGFGARPQGHGRLDDLILARRDGTIESRLKDKRLARMYHSLHFMQSRLIVYGGRTHPAMALGDLGFIDTERNEIEWLDGQPENGWPEPRWRHASSIIAPCSIFICGGCGRQNNLLNDCWVMRVLLQSGTKTPSVKWEPFLSLPSGRHSAVASYWKDLIVISGGLNKSEMACQPTLLVSNTSCSQEWREPVWSGPSPIPRYSHQALVTTDNRMILVGGISTCHPSSPGVCVIDLQSWTCVEYSLPVQDIAQPVILASFNAQLIEENEDTKILCWGGGSPCFSFGTHLNGVIVELEV from the exons ATGAGTTCCTCTTCTGATGTACAG GTCCAAGGCTCAAATGATTGGAGTATTGCTTCAAAATTGTCAGCAATCACAGCTGGTTATTATAAAgacttatttatttcttgtttcgcCCAAAAACCAGTCAAGAGATCATCTCTTATTCATCGAGGATATTATGTTAGGGCCAAAGCTATGCATTACATTTTTGACAGGTTCCTGTCTCAACATCCAAAGTGTCAG ATAATCTCCTTTGGAGCTGGTTTTGATGATTCCTACTTTACATTGAGGCAACAAGGACACACTCAATGCCAGTATGTCGAAATTGATTTCCAAGATGTTGTCACTAAGAAATGGCAATTAATCAAGAATCACCCTTATTGTGCAGAGCTAGCTGCAGAAAAGGATGCCTACCAGCTTGTGGCAGCTGATTTAAGGAATCTTCCATCACTCACAAAGCTGCTGTTTGAAGAACTATTGCTGAGTCCCTCAGATCCCACATTATTCATCTCTGAATGTGCCATCACATACATGGATGAATGCAG CTCTAGCAAACTGATTGAGTGGTGCGGGACCACGTTCCCGAACGCAGTTTTTGCAGTCTATGAGCAGATTAGACCAAACGACGGTTTCGGAAGAGTGATGCAACAGCATTTCATCCAACTAAGCATACCCTTACTAAGCCTACCGGTTTATCCTGACCACGAAACCCAACAAAATCGTTATCTTCATaag gGCTGGACTTCTTGTGAAGTTTACGATATCAATGAATTTGTCCATAAACTTGTGCCGTCTGATGAGCTGGAACGTATGAGAAAACTAGAAACGTTCGATGAGTATGAAGGTTTCAATGAAAAGTGTTCACATTACATCATACTAACGGCGGCCAAAG GAAATTGTAAGACACCACTTCCAGTCAAAGATCAGGAAACCAAAGATCACGTGTTTGATACTACTAGTCTAAAAAGTTGGCAACTTTTCAAGTCCCCGATCCAACGTTATGGACAAGCTGGATGCGCCAATTCTATTGGCATTTGGATAGTGGGTGGATTTGGTGCGCGGCCACAAGGGCACGGAAGATTAGATGACTTGATCCTTGCTCGCCGGGATGGGACAATCGAATCCAGattaaaagacaaaagatTGGCAAGAATGTATCATTCACTTCACTTCATGCAGTCCAGGCTTATTGTCTATGGTGGGAGGACACACCCTGCCATGGCTTTGGGTGATTTGGGCTTCATTGACacggaaagaaatgaaatcgaatGGCTGGACGGACAGCCCGAAAACGGATGGCCTGAGCCTCGCTGGCGTCATGCCTCATCCATCATTGCGCCGTGCAGCATTTTCATTTGCGGCGGTTGTGGTCGACAAAACAATCTTTTAAATGACTGTTGGGTGATGCGGGTTCTTCTCCAGTCAGGAACTAAAACGCCATCCGTCAAATGGGAGCCTTTCCTGTCACTGCCATCCGGCCGCCATTCCGCTGTTGCGTCATATTGGAAAGATTTGATTGTTATCTCTGGAGGATTAAATAAATCGGAAATGGCTTGCCAGCCCACACTTCTCGTTTCGAATACGAGTTGCAGCCAAGAATGGAGGGAACCCGTATGGAGTGGACCATCACCTATTCCTCGTTATTCCCACCAGGCTCTCGTCACGACTGACAATCGAATGATTCTCGTTGGAGGAATTTCCACCTGCCACCCAAGCTCACCTGGCGTTTGCGTCATCGATTTACAAAGTTGGACGTGTGTCGAATATTCTCTGCCT gttcaAGACATTGCGCAACCGGTGATTCTCGCCAGCTTCAATGCTCAATTGATTGAAGAGAATGAAGACACGAAAATTCTCTGCTGGGGTGGTGGTAGTCCCTGTTTCTCATTTGGTACTCACTTGAATGGCGTCATTGTTGAATTGGAagtgtaa
- the LOC124203214 gene encoding tRNA wybutosine-synthesizing protein 4-like isoform X3, with translation MHYIFDRFLSQHPKCQIISFGAGFDDSYFTLRQQGHTQCQYVEIDFQDVVTKKWQLIKNHPYCAELAAEKDAYQLVAADLRNLPSLTKLLFEELLLSPSDPTLFISECAITYMDECSSSKLIEWCGTTFPNAVFAVYEQIRPNDGFGRVMQQHFIQLSIPLLSLPVYPDHETQQNRYLHKGWTSCEVYDINEFVHKLVPSDELERMRKLETFDEYEGFNEKCSHYIILTAAKGNCKTPLPVKDQETKDHVFDTTSLKSWQLFKSPIQRYGQAGCANSIGIWIVGGFGARPQGHGRLDDLILARRDGTIESRLKDKRLARMYHSLHFMQSRLIVYGGRTHPAMALGDLGFIDTERNEIEWLDGQPENGWPEPRWRHASSIIAPCSIFICGGCGRQNNLLNDCWVMRVLLQSGTKTPSVKWEPFLSLPSGRHSAVASYWKDLIVISGGLNKSEMACQPTLLVSNTSCSQEWREPVWSGPSPIPRYSHQALVTTDNRMILVGGISTCHPSSPGVCVIDLQSWTCVEYSLPVQDIAQPVILASFNAQLIEENEDTKILCWGGGSPCFSFGTHLNGVIVELEV, from the exons ATGCATTACATTTTTGACAGGTTCCTGTCTCAACATCCAAAGTGTCAG ATAATCTCCTTTGGAGCTGGTTTTGATGATTCCTACTTTACATTGAGGCAACAAGGACACACTCAATGCCAGTATGTCGAAATTGATTTCCAAGATGTTGTCACTAAGAAATGGCAATTAATCAAGAATCACCCTTATTGTGCAGAGCTAGCTGCAGAAAAGGATGCCTACCAGCTTGTGGCAGCTGATTTAAGGAATCTTCCATCACTCACAAAGCTGCTGTTTGAAGAACTATTGCTGAGTCCCTCAGATCCCACATTATTCATCTCTGAATGTGCCATCACATACATGGATGAATGCAG CTCTAGCAAACTGATTGAGTGGTGCGGGACCACGTTCCCGAACGCAGTTTTTGCAGTCTATGAGCAGATTAGACCAAACGACGGTTTCGGAAGAGTGATGCAACAGCATTTCATCCAACTAAGCATACCCTTACTAAGCCTACCGGTTTATCCTGACCACGAAACCCAACAAAATCGTTATCTTCATaag gGCTGGACTTCTTGTGAAGTTTACGATATCAATGAATTTGTCCATAAACTTGTGCCGTCTGATGAGCTGGAACGTATGAGAAAACTAGAAACGTTCGATGAGTATGAAGGTTTCAATGAAAAGTGTTCACATTACATCATACTAACGGCGGCCAAAG GAAATTGTAAGACACCACTTCCAGTCAAAGATCAGGAAACCAAAGATCACGTGTTTGATACTACTAGTCTAAAAAGTTGGCAACTTTTCAAGTCCCCGATCCAACGTTATGGACAAGCTGGATGCGCCAATTCTATTGGCATTTGGATAGTGGGTGGATTTGGTGCGCGGCCACAAGGGCACGGAAGATTAGATGACTTGATCCTTGCTCGCCGGGATGGGACAATCGAATCCAGattaaaagacaaaagatTGGCAAGAATGTATCATTCACTTCACTTCATGCAGTCCAGGCTTATTGTCTATGGTGGGAGGACACACCCTGCCATGGCTTTGGGTGATTTGGGCTTCATTGACacggaaagaaatgaaatcgaatGGCTGGACGGACAGCCCGAAAACGGATGGCCTGAGCCTCGCTGGCGTCATGCCTCATCCATCATTGCGCCGTGCAGCATTTTCATTTGCGGCGGTTGTGGTCGACAAAACAATCTTTTAAATGACTGTTGGGTGATGCGGGTTCTTCTCCAGTCAGGAACTAAAACGCCATCCGTCAAATGGGAGCCTTTCCTGTCACTGCCATCCGGCCGCCATTCCGCTGTTGCGTCATATTGGAAAGATTTGATTGTTATCTCTGGAGGATTAAATAAATCGGAAATGGCTTGCCAGCCCACACTTCTCGTTTCGAATACGAGTTGCAGCCAAGAATGGAGGGAACCCGTATGGAGTGGACCATCACCTATTCCTCGTTATTCCCACCAGGCTCTCGTCACGACTGACAATCGAATGATTCTCGTTGGAGGAATTTCCACCTGCCACCCAAGCTCACCTGGCGTTTGCGTCATCGATTTACAAAGTTGGACGTGTGTCGAATATTCTCTGCCT gttcaAGACATTGCGCAACCGGTGATTCTCGCCAGCTTCAATGCTCAATTGATTGAAGAGAATGAAGACACGAAAATTCTCTGCTGGGGTGGTGGTAGTCCCTGTTTCTCATTTGGTACTCACTTGAATGGCGTCATTGTTGAATTGGAagtgtaa
- the LOC124203220 gene encoding lissencephaly-1 homolog, which produces MRMVLSQRQKEELNRAIADYLLSSGHVDSLEAFKREADISGDVDKKYTGLLEKKWTSVVRLQKRVMELEAKLAEAEKEFIAGAPTREKRSPTEWIPRAPEKYILSGHRAPVTKVVFHPVFSVFVSASEDATIKLWDFETGDFERTLKGHTDSVQDVTFDSNGKMLASCSADMSVKLWDFNTFECTKTLQGHDHNVSSVTFLPTGDFLVSSSRDKTIKIWEVATGYCVKTLSGHREWVRQIRVSPDGLLLASCSNDQTVRIWLLSSKECKMEMREHEHVVECVAWAPESATAAIQEATALAASSSNSAPTENHKKSNLTGPFLASGSRDKSIKIWDVSTGLCVLTLTGHDNWVRGLVFHTGGKYLLSAADDKTLRVWDLRHRRCLKTLEAHQHFCTSLDLHRTAPYVVTGSVDQTVKVWECR; this is translated from the exons ATGAGAATGGTGTTGTCACAgcgccaaaaagaagaatt GAATAGAGCAATTGCTGACTACTTACTATCCAGCGGCCATGTAGACTCACTTGAAGCATTTAAGAGAGAAGCAGACATTAGTGGAGATGTTGACAAAAAGTACACTGGGTTGCTGGAAAAGAAGTGGACTTCTGTTGTCAGGCTTCAGAAACGG GTGATGGAGCTAGAAGCCAAATTGGCTGAAGCTGAGAAAGAATTCATTGCTGGGGCCCCAACGAGGGAAAAGCGGAGCCCCACAGAATGGATTCCCAGAGCTCCAGAGAAGTACATTTTGTCTGGTCATCGAGCACCAGTTACCAAG GTGGTGTTTCATCCTGTATTTAGTGTTTTCGTCTCAGCAAGCGAAGACGCCACTATCAAATTATGGGATTTCGAAACGGGTGACTTTGAACGTACGCTCAAGGGCCACACTGACTCGGTGCAAGACGTAACCTTTGACTCGAACGGGAAAATGCTTG CTTCTTGCAGTGCAGACATGTCGGTCAAGTTGTGGGATTTCAACACGTTCGAGTGCACCAAAACGTTGCAGGGTCATGACCATAACGTTAGCAGCGTCACCTTCCTACCTACGGGCGATTTTCTCGTCTCGTCCAGTCGTgataaaaccataaaaatctGGGAAGTGGCAACCGG GTATTGCGTCAAGACTCTTTCGGGACACCGAGAGTGGGTGCGGCAGATCAGAGTATCACCCGACGGTCTTTTACTCGCCTCTTGTTCCAACGACCAAACCGTCCGCATTTGGCTTCTCTCCTCCAAGGAATGCAAG ATGGAGATGCGAGAGCACGAGCACGTAGTCGAATGTGTTGCCTGGGCGCCCGAGTCTGCTACGGCAGCTATTCAAGAGGCCACAGCTTTGGCTGCCTCTTCTTCCAACTCGGCACCCACTGAGAACCATAAAAAATCCAATCTCACGGGCCCCTTCTTGGCATCCGGCTCTCGAGATAAATCCATCAAGATCTGGGATGTATCTACTGGCCTGTGCGTTCTAACTCTGACCGGGCACGACAATTGGGTGCGCGGCCTGGTATTCCACACGGGTGGCAAGTACTTGCTAAGTGCCGCTGACGACAAGACGCTTCGCGTTTGGGATCTGCGTCACAGGCGGTGCCTCAAAACCCTCGAAGCTCACCAGCACTTTTGCACGTCTCTGG ATCTCCACCGTACGGCGCCCTACGTAGTGACGGGCAGTGTCGATCAGACGGTCAAAGTCTGGGAATGTCGCTGA
- the LOC124203214 gene encoding tRNA wybutosine-synthesizing protein 4-like isoform X1 codes for MFFLLLVHRNQVQGSNDWSIASKLSAITAGYYKDLFISCFAQKPVKRSSLIHRGYYVRAKAMHYIFDRFLSQHPKCQIISFGAGFDDSYFTLRQQGHTQCQYVEIDFQDVVTKKWQLIKNHPYCAELAAEKDAYQLVAADLRNLPSLTKLLFEELLLSPSDPTLFISECAITYMDECSSSKLIEWCGTTFPNAVFAVYEQIRPNDGFGRVMQQHFIQLSIPLLSLPVYPDHETQQNRYLHKGWTSCEVYDINEFVHKLVPSDELERMRKLETFDEYEGFNEKCSHYIILTAAKGNCKTPLPVKDQETKDHVFDTTSLKSWQLFKSPIQRYGQAGCANSIGIWIVGGFGARPQGHGRLDDLILARRDGTIESRLKDKRLARMYHSLHFMQSRLIVYGGRTHPAMALGDLGFIDTERNEIEWLDGQPENGWPEPRWRHASSIIAPCSIFICGGCGRQNNLLNDCWVMRVLLQSGTKTPSVKWEPFLSLPSGRHSAVASYWKDLIVISGGLNKSEMACQPTLLVSNTSCSQEWREPVWSGPSPIPRYSHQALVTTDNRMILVGGISTCHPSSPGVCVIDLQSWTCVEYSLPVQDIAQPVILASFNAQLIEENEDTKILCWGGGSPCFSFGTHLNGVIVELEV; via the exons atgttttttttattgctcgTACATCGTAATCAGGTCCAAGGCTCAAATGATTGGAGTATTGCTTCAAAATTGTCAGCAATCACAGCTGGTTATTATAAAgacttatttatttcttgtttcgcCCAAAAACCAGTCAAGAGATCATCTCTTATTCATCGAGGATATTATGTTAGGGCCAAAGCTATGCATTACATTTTTGACAGGTTCCTGTCTCAACATCCAAAGTGTCAG ATAATCTCCTTTGGAGCTGGTTTTGATGATTCCTACTTTACATTGAGGCAACAAGGACACACTCAATGCCAGTATGTCGAAATTGATTTCCAAGATGTTGTCACTAAGAAATGGCAATTAATCAAGAATCACCCTTATTGTGCAGAGCTAGCTGCAGAAAAGGATGCCTACCAGCTTGTGGCAGCTGATTTAAGGAATCTTCCATCACTCACAAAGCTGCTGTTTGAAGAACTATTGCTGAGTCCCTCAGATCCCACATTATTCATCTCTGAATGTGCCATCACATACATGGATGAATGCAG CTCTAGCAAACTGATTGAGTGGTGCGGGACCACGTTCCCGAACGCAGTTTTTGCAGTCTATGAGCAGATTAGACCAAACGACGGTTTCGGAAGAGTGATGCAACAGCATTTCATCCAACTAAGCATACCCTTACTAAGCCTACCGGTTTATCCTGACCACGAAACCCAACAAAATCGTTATCTTCATaag gGCTGGACTTCTTGTGAAGTTTACGATATCAATGAATTTGTCCATAAACTTGTGCCGTCTGATGAGCTGGAACGTATGAGAAAACTAGAAACGTTCGATGAGTATGAAGGTTTCAATGAAAAGTGTTCACATTACATCATACTAACGGCGGCCAAAG GAAATTGTAAGACACCACTTCCAGTCAAAGATCAGGAAACCAAAGATCACGTGTTTGATACTACTAGTCTAAAAAGTTGGCAACTTTTCAAGTCCCCGATCCAACGTTATGGACAAGCTGGATGCGCCAATTCTATTGGCATTTGGATAGTGGGTGGATTTGGTGCGCGGCCACAAGGGCACGGAAGATTAGATGACTTGATCCTTGCTCGCCGGGATGGGACAATCGAATCCAGattaaaagacaaaagatTGGCAAGAATGTATCATTCACTTCACTTCATGCAGTCCAGGCTTATTGTCTATGGTGGGAGGACACACCCTGCCATGGCTTTGGGTGATTTGGGCTTCATTGACacggaaagaaatgaaatcgaatGGCTGGACGGACAGCCCGAAAACGGATGGCCTGAGCCTCGCTGGCGTCATGCCTCATCCATCATTGCGCCGTGCAGCATTTTCATTTGCGGCGGTTGTGGTCGACAAAACAATCTTTTAAATGACTGTTGGGTGATGCGGGTTCTTCTCCAGTCAGGAACTAAAACGCCATCCGTCAAATGGGAGCCTTTCCTGTCACTGCCATCCGGCCGCCATTCCGCTGTTGCGTCATATTGGAAAGATTTGATTGTTATCTCTGGAGGATTAAATAAATCGGAAATGGCTTGCCAGCCCACACTTCTCGTTTCGAATACGAGTTGCAGCCAAGAATGGAGGGAACCCGTATGGAGTGGACCATCACCTATTCCTCGTTATTCCCACCAGGCTCTCGTCACGACTGACAATCGAATGATTCTCGTTGGAGGAATTTCCACCTGCCACCCAAGCTCACCTGGCGTTTGCGTCATCGATTTACAAAGTTGGACGTGTGTCGAATATTCTCTGCCT gttcaAGACATTGCGCAACCGGTGATTCTCGCCAGCTTCAATGCTCAATTGATTGAAGAGAATGAAGACACGAAAATTCTCTGCTGGGGTGGTGGTAGTCCCTGTTTCTCATTTGGTACTCACTTGAATGGCGTCATTGTTGAATTGGAagtgtaa